A stretch of Gossypium hirsutum isolate 1008001.06 chromosome A06, Gossypium_hirsutum_v2.1, whole genome shotgun sequence DNA encodes these proteins:
- the LOC107943330 gene encoding uncharacterized protein, translating into MQAIDFLIRQEDVNKNIKNKDGLKPFELLSQNQRDEFAKDESLSDTIRSNILVSTREPDQPNAISEAKRSNVDWLKGKGHNLILVASLLADMAFHAAVNPPGGFWHDNDPSHRAGHSIFADTYPNTYTQFLMSNTFGFKASLIIIQLLISGLPIRRKLFKRVLIAVMSVAIVAMGFAYAVSLVPLTSDPAYP; encoded by the coding sequence atgcaggCCATAGACTTTCTCATTCGTCAGGAAGATGtgaacaaaaatatcaagaataaAGATGGCTTGAAGCCATTCGAACTTTTATCACAAAATCAGAGAGATGAGTTTGCCAAGGATGAGTCATTGTCTGACACAATAAGGAGCAACATCTTAGTATCCACACGAGAACCTGATCAACCAAATGCAATATCGGAAGCTAAGAGAAGCAATGTTGATTGGTTGAAAGGAAAAGGCCACAACCTAATCCTGGTGGCTTCCCTGCTAGCAGACATGGCATTCCATGCAGCCGTCAATCCTCCTGGTGGATTTTGGCATGACAACGACCCAAGCCACAGGGCAGGGCATTCTATATTTGCAGATACATATCCAAATACTTATACCCAATTCCTCATGTCAAATACATTTGGTTTCAAGGCATCTCTCATCATCATCCAATTGCTTATAAGCGGATTGCCAATCCGGCGTAAGTTGTTTAAGCGGGTTTTAATAGCCGTCATGTCGGTTGCCATTGTTGCCATGGGATTTGCATATGCAGTCTCTCTCGTACCTTTAACATCCGATCCTGCATACCCTTGA